A region from the Aegilops tauschii subsp. strangulata cultivar AL8/78 chromosome 5, Aet v6.0, whole genome shotgun sequence genome encodes:
- the LOC109782714 gene encoding uncharacterized protein, giving the protein MAAELMNRSRGLAEGAVVMVCPVLLALALDKVDLKVYGRPAFFAMLAMAGITLISGICPLLVCCFSKRFPNMGNIEPAPVTASLATLSSSCLLILACFIAQLVVSKQVLIAVGVLCGAFILVRAVSYCLGGNGDPYSLYLHKVLDESHEFLTGVTGIIFLGLEGLALEGHENQMVQKAGPVGTISFIVCALGVCMMYLEMIPPLYFEERGEGEIVCLTLMLDSIMAGGTFTVLLVVMFKLMGPPALMLFAPPVLIIVELAYQVAVDRRSLLADQAPGVVQASTTASLELTRVTFTGFLAVSITTIRNTSSSMLTCCFLLFAASAIVFGLTWRLLSQTQIRSRLAHRALSDLVASSADLASLCTHFCIVIATILFLAMAGTTTEK; this is encoded by the exons ATG GCCGCTGAACTGATGAACCGTTCCCGTGGCTTGGCCGAAGGAGCTGTGGTCATGGTATGCCCAGTGCTTCTAGCACTGGCTCTTGACAAGGTCGACCTCAAAGTGTATGGACGCCCTGCTTTCTTCGCCATGCTTGCCATGGCAGGTATCACTTTAATAAGCGGAATCTGCCCCTTGCTCGTGTGCTGCTTCTCCAAGAGGTTCCCGAACATGGGTAACATCGAACCTGCCCCGGTGACCGCGAGCCTGGCAACCCTCTCATCTTCTTGCCTCCTCATCCTCGCCTGCTTCATCGCGCAGCTCGTTGTCTCCAAACAAGTTTTAATCGCCGTGGGCGTCCtatgtggagccttcatcctagttCGAGCGGTCTCGTACTGCCTCGGCGGAAATGGTGACCCGTATTCACTGTATCTGCACAAGGTACTGGATGAATCGCATGAGTTCTTGACGGGCGTCACTGGAATCATCTTTCTGGGGCTTGAAGGTTTGGCACTGGAAGGTCATGAGAATCAGATGGTTCAGAAGGCCGGGCCTGTGGGCACCATCAGCTTCATAGTTTGCGCACTTGGTGTGTGCATGATGTACCTCGAGATGATCCCCCCTTTATACTTCGAGGAAAGGGGAGAGGGAGAGATTGTGTGTTTAACTCTGATGCTCGACAGCATCATGGCTGGTGGTACCTTCACGGTGTTGTTGGTTGTCATGTTTAAGCTCATGGGGCCTCCAGCCCTGATGCTCTTTGCTCCTCCAGTATTGATAATCGTCGAACTTGCGTATCAAGTTGCCGTCGATCGGAGATCCCTTCTCGCCGACCAAGCACCCGGAGTTGTCCAAGCGTCCACAACGGCTTCGTTGGAACTGACAAGAGTCACCTTCACTGGATTCTTGGCTGTGTCGATAACAACCATCCGCAACACTTCGTCCAGCATGTTGACCTGTTGTTTCCTACTATTTGCAGCATCGGCTATTGTGTTTGGTCTCACATGGAGGCTCCTGTCACAGACCCAGATAAGGAGCCGTCTGGCCCATCGTGCTTTATCAGATCTTGTTGCTTCCTCTGCCGACCTGGCTTCCTTGTGCACGCATTTCTGCATTGTAATTGCTACGATTCTATTCCTAGCAATGGCCGGGACAACCACAGAAAAATGA